A section of the Sphingomonas ginsenosidivorax genome encodes:
- a CDS encoding penicillin acylase family protein, giving the protein MIDRRSFLHGSVATLALAPAAIAKSATTAVHKDLAGLTAPIEIVDDIYGIPHIRAASIPDAFFGQGYVVARDRLFQIDLSHRRELGRLAEAFGSDFVKHDAVAKLFHYRGDLDAELRRIPADVLACARSYVAGINARIDELVADPSLLPLEYGILGVTPIKWDVRTFVLARGASIGNADDEVRRAQLAALGLLDLDAVVAPLRPAWTMTVPPGLDVAAVSDADLGVLRQGGLPFGPGTPTLEPSETPVERANAGSNAWTIAPSRSATGRPILANDPHLGIGGWGPRHVAHLTAPGLDVMGGGAPGLPGIMQGHTDRFAFGRTNFHIDQEDLFVLELDPADPERYRHAGGWKRFTRIEAPIAVKDGPAQSATLRYSVQGPVISHDPARHRATVLGSIAMQPGGGGSFSMIAINLARDWTSLRQAFRLHPSPTNFHYADIDGNTGWQVIGFAPIRKTGVGLLPVPGDGRYDWTGMRDFASLPSEYNPKKGWFASANQNNLPTDWPRDRITAFSFRDPYRYDRIADVLTTQPRHALTDSVALQHDTLSTPARQLLALLPKRASDAGNMLRGWNGHIDADSAPAALFEILWRDLGERMLAAIVPERAQALVTEIAPSVLLGLLAHPDKRLGSDPAAARDAMLDAAMLSAWASAKTLLGPDPAKWRWGTLHQVRIAHPLSRVPAIAAAFPPIGGEGTGGDSYTVMARWLGSGPSWKASGGASYLQVIDVGAWDKSLMLNLPGQSNDPRSPHYRDQYAPWIAGRMHPMLFSRAAVDANVAERTALDPGRTRNRR; this is encoded by the coding sequence ATGATCGATCGCCGCTCATTCCTCCACGGCTCGGTCGCGACTCTCGCGCTGGCGCCTGCCGCCATTGCGAAAAGCGCGACCACCGCGGTGCACAAGGACCTTGCCGGACTTACCGCTCCGATCGAGATCGTCGATGACATCTACGGCATCCCGCACATCCGCGCCGCATCGATCCCGGACGCGTTCTTCGGCCAAGGCTATGTCGTCGCGCGCGACCGGCTGTTCCAGATCGACCTGTCGCACCGCCGCGAACTCGGCCGGCTCGCCGAGGCGTTCGGATCCGATTTCGTCAAGCACGACGCGGTCGCGAAGCTGTTCCATTACCGCGGCGATCTCGACGCCGAACTCCGCCGCATCCCCGCCGATGTGCTCGCCTGCGCGCGGTCCTATGTCGCGGGGATCAATGCGCGGATCGACGAACTCGTCGCCGACCCGTCGCTGCTGCCGCTCGAATACGGCATCCTCGGCGTCACCCCGATCAAATGGGACGTGCGCACCTTCGTCCTCGCGCGCGGCGCCTCGATCGGCAACGCCGACGACGAGGTGCGGCGCGCGCAGTTGGCAGCACTCGGCCTGCTCGATCTCGACGCGGTGGTCGCGCCGCTGCGCCCCGCCTGGACGATGACCGTGCCCCCCGGGCTCGACGTCGCCGCGGTGTCCGACGCAGACCTGGGCGTGCTGCGTCAGGGCGGACTGCCGTTCGGCCCGGGCACGCCGACGCTCGAGCCTTCAGAGACTCCGGTCGAACGCGCCAATGCCGGCAGCAATGCCTGGACGATCGCACCGAGCCGCAGCGCAACGGGCCGGCCGATCCTCGCCAACGATCCGCATCTCGGCATCGGCGGCTGGGGCCCGCGCCACGTCGCGCACCTGACCGCGCCGGGGCTCGACGTGATGGGCGGCGGCGCACCCGGACTGCCGGGGATCATGCAGGGCCATACCGACCGCTTCGCATTCGGCCGGACCAACTTCCACATTGACCAGGAGGACCTGTTCGTCCTCGAACTCGATCCCGCCGACCCCGAACGCTACCGCCACGCCGGCGGCTGGAAGCGCTTCACGCGGATCGAGGCGCCGATCGCCGTCAAGGACGGCCCCGCACAATCCGCGACGCTGCGCTACAGCGTGCAGGGCCCGGTGATCTCGCACGATCCGGCCCGCCACCGCGCCACCGTGCTCGGCTCGATCGCGATGCAGCCCGGCGGCGGTGGTTCCTTCTCGATGATCGCGATCAATCTCGCGCGCGACTGGACCTCGCTGCGCCAGGCGTTCCGGCTCCACCCATCGCCCACCAACTTCCATTATGCCGATATCGACGGCAACACCGGCTGGCAGGTGATCGGCTTCGCCCCCATCCGAAAGACCGGTGTCGGCCTGCTGCCCGTGCCGGGCGACGGGCGATACGACTGGACCGGGATGCGCGACTTCGCGTCGCTGCCGAGCGAGTACAACCCGAAGAAAGGCTGGTTCGCGTCGGCCAACCAGAACAACCTGCCGACCGACTGGCCGCGCGATCGGATCACCGCCTTCTCGTTCCGCGATCCCTATCGCTACGACCGGATCGCCGACGTCCTCACGACGCAACCGCGCCACGCTCTGACCGACAGCGTTGCGCTCCAGCACGACACGCTATCGACGCCCGCCCGCCAGCTGCTCGCGCTGCTGCCGAAGCGCGCGTCCGATGCCGGCAATATGCTCCGCGGCTGGAACGGCCATATCGACGCCGACAGCGCCCCCGCCGCGCTGTTCGAGATCCTGTGGCGCGACCTGGGCGAGCGCATGCTCGCCGCGATCGTGCCCGAACGCGCACAGGCGCTCGTCACCGAGATCGCACCGTCGGTTCTGCTGGGCCTGCTCGCGCATCCCGACAAGCGGCTCGGCAGCGATCCCGCCGCGGCGCGCGACGCAATGCTGGACGCCGCGATGCTGTCGGCCTGGGCATCGGCAAAAACGCTACTCGGCCCCGATCCTGCCAAATGGCGCTGGGGCACGCTGCACCAGGTCCGCATCGCGCATCCGCTGTCGCGCGTCCCCGCGATCGCCGCCGCCTTCCCCCCGATCGGGGGCGAGGGCACCGGTGGCGATAGCTACACCGTGATGGCGCGCTGGCTCGGCAGCGGGCCGAGCTGGAAGGCGAGCGGCGGCGCCAGCTACCTGCAGGTCATCGACGTCGGCGCCTGGGACAAGTCGCTAATGCTCAACCTGCCCGGCCAGTCGAACGATCCGCGCTCGCCACATTACCGCGATCAATACGCCCCCTGGATCGCCGGCCGGATGCACCCGATGCTCTTCAGCCGCGCCGCGGTCGATGCCAATGTCGCGGAGCGTACCGCGCTCGACCCAGGCCGGACAAGGAACCGCCGATGA
- a CDS encoding N-acyl-D-amino-acid deacylase family protein, with translation MNRLVLSTLALALAGPAAAASRVDVVIRGGTIYSGADAAPITGDVEISGDRIVYVGPTRRTPAVRVIDAKGQIVAPGFIDAHTHPDTYIRSADATERLNLPWLAQGVSTIVMGVDGGGTPDVAADAKTLTAAKVGTNLVPFVGFGAIRSRVIGQDDRAPTPAELAQEQALAAKGMCEGAYGLSTGLFYAPQSYAKTDEVIAVAREAGSRGGMYDTHQRDESNYTIGLLGSTKEAIEIGRAAKMPVHFAHLKALGVDLQGQAPQLIATIATARAAGQDVTADQYPWLASGSSVDASLLPRWASNGGYAKLIARFDDPATLVRIKREMVENLRRRGGKESILLTSADQPWTGKTLGQMATQWKIDPVDAAIRILRVANPEGTGPAGVGIASFNMADRDVDLLMQQPWIVTSSDGSDGHPRQYATFPRKYQTYVRERKVITLRDFVRRSTGLTADIYRIDHRGYLRAGYFADVVVFDPVKYAPRADYIHPRVPSVGVSALLVNGQLALANGVTTGAASGRVLLRPTPAGCPAS, from the coding sequence ATGAACCGTCTCGTCCTGTCCACGCTGGCGCTCGCGCTCGCCGGTCCCGCAGCAGCGGCCTCACGCGTCGACGTCGTGATCCGCGGTGGCACGATCTATTCGGGCGCCGACGCCGCACCGATTACCGGCGACGTCGAGATCAGCGGCGACCGCATCGTCTATGTCGGCCCGACCCGCCGCACGCCCGCGGTCCGCGTGATCGACGCGAAGGGCCAGATCGTCGCGCCCGGCTTCATCGACGCGCATACTCACCCAGACACCTATATCCGCTCGGCCGACGCGACTGAACGGCTCAACCTGCCCTGGCTCGCACAGGGCGTCTCGACGATCGTGATGGGTGTCGACGGCGGCGGCACCCCCGATGTCGCCGCCGACGCCAAGACACTGACCGCGGCGAAGGTCGGCACCAACCTCGTGCCCTTCGTCGGCTTCGGCGCGATCCGGTCGCGCGTGATCGGCCAGGACGACCGTGCACCCACCCCCGCCGAACTCGCGCAGGAACAGGCCCTCGCCGCAAAGGGCATGTGCGAAGGCGCCTACGGCCTCTCCACTGGCCTGTTCTACGCGCCGCAGAGCTACGCCAAGACCGACGAGGTCATCGCCGTCGCGCGCGAGGCGGGCAGTCGTGGCGGGATGTACGACACCCACCAGCGCGACGAATCCAACTACACGATCGGCCTGCTCGGCTCGACCAAGGAAGCGATCGAGATCGGCCGCGCGGCGAAGATGCCGGTCCATTTCGCGCACCTGAAAGCGCTCGGCGTCGACCTGCAGGGCCAGGCACCGCAGCTGATCGCGACGATCGCCACCGCGCGCGCAGCAGGGCAGGACGTCACCGCCGACCAATATCCCTGGCTCGCCTCGGGCTCCAGCGTCGACGCGTCCTTGCTCCCCCGCTGGGCGAGCAACGGCGGCTATGCCAAGCTGATCGCACGGTTCGACGATCCCGCGACGCTGGTCCGGATCAAGCGCGAGATGGTCGAGAATCTACGCCGCCGCGGCGGCAAGGAATCGATCCTGCTGACCAGCGCCGACCAGCCCTGGACCGGCAAGACGCTCGGCCAGATGGCAACGCAGTGGAAGATCGATCCCGTCGACGCCGCGATCCGCATCCTGCGCGTCGCCAACCCCGAGGGCACCGGCCCCGCCGGCGTCGGCATCGCCAGCTTCAACATGGCCGACCGCGACGTCGACCTGCTGATGCAGCAGCCCTGGATCGTCACCAGCTCGGACGGATCGGACGGCCATCCGCGCCAATACGCGACCTTCCCGCGCAAATATCAGACCTATGTCCGCGAGCGGAAGGTCATCACGCTGCGCGACTTCGTCCGCCGCTCGACCGGGCTGACCGCCGACATCTACCGCATCGACCATCGCGGCTATCTGCGCGCCGGCTATTTCGCCGACGTCGTCGTCTTCGATCCCGTCAAATACGCGCCCCGCGCCGATTATATCCACCCGCGCGTCCCCAGCGTCGGCGTCTCCGCGCTGCTCGTGAACGGCCAACTCGCGCTCGCGAACGGCGTGACCACCGGCGCCGCATCGGGCCGCGTGCTGCTGCGGCCGACTCCGGCAGGCTGCCCGGCGTCTTGA
- a CDS encoding LysR family transcriptional regulator codes for MNLRHIEIFHAVYVNGSVSAAARALNISQPSVSKTLRHAESLLGFELFQRSNSRLVPTEDAHALFDSVAGIQDRVRGLREAVRNRRAGAGTTLRISALPSLALGALPTAAARFMALRPDVRFDLQTVHHDDLLRKLYERETDIAIAAEVPRGAPLGQIWLGEGELVVLYRDADMPDAPSRVELTCLADRPFITPAASGPIGQMFTTELARLALELDEVASARTFYIAAALVRAGVGLSVVDNFTAEASMAPGLAMRSLKPPLTFDVHAMHLLDRPPSALATEFLSLLSDVIEAP; via the coding sequence ATGAACCTGCGGCACATCGAGATTTTCCACGCGGTCTATGTCAACGGATCGGTCAGTGCCGCGGCGCGCGCGCTGAACATCTCGCAGCCTTCGGTCTCCAAGACGTTGCGTCATGCGGAGTCGCTGCTCGGCTTCGAACTGTTCCAGCGCAGCAACAGCCGCTTGGTCCCCACCGAAGACGCGCACGCGCTGTTCGATTCGGTCGCCGGCATCCAGGACCGGGTCCGCGGCCTGCGCGAGGCGGTCCGCAACCGCCGCGCCGGCGCGGGCACGACGCTGCGGATTTCGGCCTTGCCCAGCCTGGCACTCGGCGCGCTGCCGACCGCAGCGGCGCGGTTCATGGCGCTGCGTCCCGACGTCCGTTTCGACCTGCAGACGGTCCATCACGACGATCTGCTGCGGAAACTCTACGAACGCGAGACCGACATAGCGATCGCCGCCGAGGTCCCGCGCGGCGCCCCGCTCGGCCAGATCTGGCTCGGCGAGGGCGAACTCGTCGTGCTCTACCGCGACGCCGACATGCCCGACGCCCCGTCGCGGGTCGAACTCACCTGCCTCGCCGACCGGCCCTTCATCACCCCCGCGGCGAGCGGCCCGATCGGACAGATGTTCACCACCGAACTCGCGCGTCTCGCGCTCGAGCTCGACGAGGTCGCGTCGGCGCGCACCTTCTACATCGCCGCCGCCTTGGTCCGCGCCGGCGTCGGCCTCAGCGTCGTCGACAATTTCACCGCCGAAGCGTCGATGGCGCCCGGTCTCGCGATGCGCTCGCTCAAGCCGCCGCTGACCTTCGACGTGCACGCGATGCATTTGCTCGACCGTCCGCCCAGCGCGCTCGCGACCGAATTTCTGTCCCTCCTCAGCGACGTGATCGAGGCCCCGTGA
- the dacB gene encoding D-alanyl-D-alanine carboxypeptidase/D-alanyl-D-alanine endopeptidase — MRTLLPLLPPLLLIAAAPADPAVEAALASAGPGTRIGLVVTDEQGQEIVAIRPDDRFVPASNTKMFTTAAAFALLDTQAPDGGGGATVRLEGRDVVLAGHGDARLSSAPDCATDCLIDLARAVAARTRIVHDVIGDDSAFPDERWPQGMSWNNIPSRYGTAISALTIDDNVTTIAIKPGPVVTGDGYYRIDNRVVTGGTKPALGFTRAPNDRVVQVTGTVPPGASETLTIAIDDPAHRAAWRLAAILRDLGVRVTGTIGVRHRAPSPSDDPATRGAAPAARPPEPSVLARLAPPPLAADLRVTNKVSQNLHAELLLRRIGALAGTGSVADGQRAVRTMLDGAGVDRWSYDFADGAGMSNYNRLTPRAAVRFLRWTQTQPWGAAWRETLPVGGVDGTVARRFGGTALNGKLFAKTGTINAANALSGFLIAASGRTLTFSALANDMPGDASATAAVDKALLAVAAAN; from the coding sequence ATGCGCACGCTTCTCCCCCTCCTGCCCCCTCTCCTGCTCATCGCCGCAGCCCCTGCGGACCCGGCGGTCGAGGCTGCGTTGGCCAGCGCCGGACCCGGCACGCGGATCGGGCTCGTCGTCACCGACGAGCAGGGCCAGGAGATCGTCGCGATCCGCCCCGACGACCGTTTCGTCCCCGCGTCGAACACCAAGATGTTCACGACCGCCGCGGCGTTCGCGCTGCTCGACACGCAGGCACCCGATGGCGGCGGCGGCGCGACCGTCCGACTGGAGGGGCGCGACGTCGTGCTCGCGGGCCACGGCGACGCGCGGCTGTCGAGCGCGCCGGACTGCGCCACCGACTGCCTCATCGACCTCGCCCGCGCGGTCGCGGCCCGCACACGTATCGTCCATGACGTGATCGGCGACGACAGCGCCTTTCCCGACGAACGCTGGCCGCAGGGGATGAGCTGGAACAACATTCCAAGCCGCTACGGCACCGCGATCTCCGCGCTGACGATCGACGACAACGTCACGACGATCGCCATCAAGCCCGGCCCGGTGGTAACAGGCGACGGCTACTACCGGATCGACAACCGCGTCGTAACCGGCGGCACCAAGCCGGCGCTCGGCTTCACGCGCGCGCCCAACGACCGCGTCGTACAGGTCACCGGAACGGTCCCCCCCGGTGCGTCCGAAACGCTGACGATCGCGATCGACGACCCCGCGCACCGCGCGGCGTGGCGCCTCGCCGCGATACTGCGCGACCTCGGCGTCCGCGTCACCGGCACGATCGGCGTCCGACACCGCGCGCCCTCGCCCTCGGACGATCCCGCGACGCGCGGCGCCGCCCCAGCCGCGCGTCCGCCCGAACCGTCGGTGCTGGCACGGCTCGCGCCCCCACCTCTCGCCGCCGACCTGCGCGTCACCAACAAGGTGAGCCAGAACCTCCACGCCGAACTGCTGCTCCGCCGGATCGGCGCGCTCGCGGGCACCGGCTCGGTCGCCGACGGCCAGCGCGCGGTCCGCACGATGCTCGACGGCGCCGGCGTCGATCGCTGGTCCTACGATTTCGCCGACGGCGCGGGCATGTCGAACTACAACCGCCTCACCCCGCGCGCGGCAGTCCGGTTCCTGCGCTGGACGCAAACCCAGCCCTGGGGCGCCGCCTGGCGCGAGACGCTGCCCGTCGGCGGGGTCGACGGCACCGTCGCGCGCCGTTTCGGCGGCACCGCGCTCAACGGCAAGCTCTTCGCCAAGACCGGCACGATCAACGCCGCCAACGCGCTCTCCGGGTTCCTGATCGCCGCCAGCGGCCGCACGCTCACCTTCTCCGCGCTCGCCAACGATATGCCCGGCGACGCCTCGGCGACGGCGGCGGTCGACAAGGCGCTGCTAGCGGTCGCTGCGGCGAACTAG
- a CDS encoding serine hydrolase domain-containing protein: MIDRIADAAFAPAADAVAQGRIPGAVLGIVTADGMRAVRVVGKAQTVPTPEPLTAGHWFDLASVSKVMATTSFVLQLADEGRIDLDRPLTDAIPDLRQYDVANAPERRLTFRDCLVHRTFLPAVEPIYTYGDDPARLRAFVLQREWKHGPAVYSDINFILLGIAVERLTGAPLDALPLGEGLSWGPPPGPAVATEFCQWRGRVLKGEVHDENCSAMGGRTGHAGLFGTVEGVLGFAQGLLDGSGASAAMLEAIRTPVEGHRTAGWEIQFPGWSGGQACSPTTIGHTGFTGTGLWVDFERGVAWTLLTNRVHPTRHFDSGIFTLRPATGDALIAAFDAG; encoded by the coding sequence ATGATCGACCGTATCGCCGACGCTGCCTTTGCACCCGCCGCGGACGCGGTCGCGCAAGGGCGGATACCCGGTGCGGTGCTGGGTATCGTCACCGCGGACGGTATGCGGGCGGTTCGCGTCGTGGGGAAGGCGCAGACGGTGCCGACCCCCGAACCGCTGACCGCAGGTCACTGGTTCGACCTGGCGTCTGTCAGCAAGGTGATGGCGACCACCAGCTTCGTGCTGCAACTGGCGGACGAGGGGCGGATCGATCTCGACCGGCCGCTGACCGATGCGATCCCCGACCTGCGGCAATATGACGTGGCGAACGCGCCCGAGCGGCGGCTGACGTTCCGCGACTGCCTGGTGCACCGGACGTTCCTGCCCGCGGTCGAGCCGATCTATACCTATGGCGACGACCCGGCGCGGCTGCGCGCGTTCGTGCTGCAGCGCGAATGGAAGCACGGGCCGGCGGTCTATTCGGACATCAACTTCATCCTGCTCGGCATCGCGGTCGAGCGGCTGACGGGCGCACCACTCGATGCGCTGCCGCTGGGCGAGGGGTTGAGCTGGGGCCCGCCGCCGGGGCCTGCGGTCGCGACCGAATTCTGCCAGTGGCGCGGGCGCGTCTTGAAGGGCGAGGTGCATGACGAGAATTGCTCGGCGATGGGCGGGCGGACCGGGCATGCCGGGTTGTTCGGGACGGTCGAGGGTGTGCTGGGCTTTGCGCAGGGGCTGCTCGACGGGAGCGGCGCGTCGGCTGCGATGCTCGAGGCGATCCGGACCCCGGTGGAGGGGCACCGGACCGCGGGGTGGGAGATCCAGTTTCCCGGCTGGTCGGGCGGGCAGGCGTGTTCGCCGACGACGATCGGGCATACCGGCTTTACTGGGACCGGGCTTTGGGTCGATTTTGAGCGCGGCGTGGCGTGGACGCTGCTGACCAACCGGGTGCATCCGACGCGGCATTTCGACAGCGGGATCTTCACGCTGCGGCCGGCGACGGGGGATGCGCTGATCGCGGCGTTCGACGCGGGCTAG
- a CDS encoding permease yields the protein MTAFSTDVPGIAESPTHEGRPVADRRGMLLYGLLGFAAGLPFYMFSTVLALRLQAHGVALTVLGFFAWVQLLPTLKFVWAPLLDRYDIPGFGRYWGRRRGWIMLAQLGIFTAMIAMAATSTDASLAVTALFAVLLAFWTTTLEIAADAWRIELYPTQDQQGPIVAANLWGYRSAMVAAGSGALLIADSGGWAFAYLLIAAAAFLPFPILVAMRSHEPARSGGRTSALVTGLVASVVILALACAVTAAVGWVVLDVAARAGIDANSNVTPWVLGLCMLPFVAMAVMLPRIRRAPADAGIRTSTVLGPYVDFFWRYSYGAILLMVFVSLYRMGDVLALNLSKPMIKGLGYSLSQIGRADSLVALAASMIGVGLGGFLVTRWPMAWTLTIGAVVAALGNFGFVWLAHQRVDEAILYVATAGDQFGNGFAGAVFVVYLSMLVNPRYPGAQYAFLTGFAFLLPRLLAGAGGAMVGAIGYDGFFLLSGVLSLAAILFVPALSRIVPRKEDS from the coding sequence ATGACCGCATTTTCGACCGACGTTCCCGGGATCGCCGAGAGTCCGACGCACGAGGGCCGACCGGTGGCCGACCGGCGGGGGATGTTGCTGTACGGGCTGCTGGGCTTTGCGGCGGGGCTGCCCTTCTACATGTTCTCGACCGTGCTGGCGCTGCGGTTGCAGGCGCACGGCGTCGCGCTGACGGTGCTGGGGTTCTTCGCCTGGGTGCAGTTGCTGCCGACGTTGAAGTTCGTCTGGGCGCCGTTGCTCGATCGCTACGACATTCCCGGCTTCGGGCGGTACTGGGGCCGGCGGCGCGGGTGGATCATGCTGGCGCAGCTGGGCATCTTCACCGCGATGATCGCGATGGCGGCGACGTCGACCGACGCTAGCCTGGCGGTCACGGCGTTGTTCGCGGTGTTGCTGGCGTTCTGGACGACGACGCTCGAGATCGCGGCGGACGCGTGGCGTATCGAGCTCTATCCGACGCAGGACCAGCAGGGGCCGATCGTCGCCGCCAACCTTTGGGGGTATCGCAGTGCGATGGTCGCGGCGGGCAGCGGCGCGCTGTTGATCGCGGACAGCGGCGGCTGGGCGTTCGCCTACCTGCTGATCGCGGCAGCGGCGTTCCTACCGTTCCCGATCCTTGTGGCGATGCGGTCGCACGAGCCGGCACGGAGCGGGGGGCGAACCTCGGCGTTGGTGACGGGACTGGTCGCGAGCGTCGTCATCCTCGCGCTGGCGTGCGCCGTGACTGCGGCGGTCGGATGGGTCGTGCTCGACGTCGCCGCGCGCGCGGGGATCGACGCGAACAGCAACGTCACGCCCTGGGTGCTGGGGCTGTGCATGCTGCCGTTCGTCGCGATGGCGGTGATGCTGCCGCGGATCCGCCGTGCGCCGGCGGATGCGGGGATCCGGACCTCGACGGTGCTCGGACCCTATGTCGATTTCTTCTGGCGCTATAGTTACGGCGCGATCCTGCTGATGGTGTTCGTCTCGCTCTACCGGATGGGCGACGTGCTCGCGCTCAACCTGTCCAAGCCGATGATCAAGGGGCTCGGCTATTCGCTGAGCCAGATCGGGCGCGCCGACAGCTTGGTCGCGCTGGCGGCGAGCATGATCGGGGTCGGGCTCGGCGGGTTCCTGGTGACGCGCTGGCCGATGGCGTGGACGCTGACGATCGGCGCGGTGGTCGCGGCGCTCGGCAATTTCGGATTCGTCTGGCTGGCGCACCAGCGCGTGGACGAAGCGATCCTCTATGTGGCGACCGCGGGCGATCAGTTCGGCAACGGTTTTGCGGGCGCGGTGTTCGTCGTCTACCTCTCGATGCTGGTGAACCCGCGCTATCCGGGGGCGCAGTATGCGTTCCTGACCGGGTTCGCGTTCCTGTTGCCGCGGCTGCTGGCGGGGGCGGGCGGAGCGATGGTCGGCGCGATCGGCTATGACGGGTTCTTCCTGCTGTCGGGGGTGCTGAGCCTGGCCGCGATCCTGTTCGTGCCCGCGCTGTCGCGGATCGTGCCGCGGAAGGAGGACTCATGA
- a CDS encoding putative bifunctional diguanylate cyclase/phosphodiesterase — translation MVALLSALRSRGVPASDEFLLEQYGALRRQIPLMYALMFINVLFLGIETFRDVPWGMSFGVPILLSLAIIGRAVLWLRRRSVLATPQAIRRYLRGTIVTAGVLSIIFGAWGSLLFSEAEPIRSVSIALYVFVGAISCCFCLQALPVAGYLVLLFGVMPVTVRLFVAADWSLFSVGANFLIVALLILRTLSTNYASFRQVLESRTSMLAEQERARAAELVAQDLAYRDPLTGLANRRALIEHLDTVLERRGSRTQLYLFLLDLDRFKGVNDAYGHGAGDRLLEAVATRLGALVEPAGQAYRLGGDEFAVTLDLGGNGHGLAIAMADRLVSDLAAPFAIDRFSHHISASIGISRFPSDASSREALIQHADIAMYDAKRMGRSRYRFFERSMRDALAARAVLESEMRADVGTDAFRPYYQPIVNLASGRIVGFEMLARWTRADGTTVLPGDFIPIVEECGLIGELMLKLLSQVCVDARSWPSELTIAINVSPIQFRDRWLSEKILAVLAQQGFPARRISLEITENALISDPAAAQRSIESLKNQGISLALDDFGTGFSSIQHLRMMPFDKLKIDRSFVVNVDTDEAAYRMVSAIIRLAESLRLSVVAEGVETTSVRDTLHALGCREAQGYLMGRPMSAQDVGAIFAVDGPGRFRGYNRG, via the coding sequence ATGGTCGCGTTGCTGTCTGCTTTGAGATCTCGTGGGGTGCCGGCATCGGACGAGTTCCTGCTCGAGCAATATGGCGCACTGCGGCGCCAGATCCCGCTGATGTACGCGCTGATGTTCATCAACGTCCTGTTCCTGGGCATCGAGACCTTCCGCGACGTGCCCTGGGGGATGAGCTTCGGCGTCCCGATCCTGCTGTCGCTCGCAATCATCGGGCGCGCGGTGCTGTGGTTGCGCCGCCGGTCGGTGCTCGCGACTCCGCAGGCGATCCGACGCTACCTGCGCGGCACGATCGTGACGGCGGGCGTGCTGAGCATCATCTTCGGCGCCTGGGGATCGCTGCTCTTTTCGGAAGCCGAGCCGATCCGCAGCGTGTCGATCGCGCTCTACGTGTTCGTCGGGGCGATCAGCTGCTGCTTCTGCCTGCAGGCGCTGCCGGTCGCGGGATATCTGGTGCTGCTGTTCGGCGTGATGCCGGTCACCGTCCGGCTGTTCGTCGCAGCGGACTGGTCGCTGTTCAGCGTCGGCGCCAATTTCCTGATCGTGGCGTTGCTGATCCTGCGCACGCTGTCGACCAACTATGCGAGCTTCAGGCAGGTGCTGGAGTCGCGGACGAGCATGCTGGCCGAGCAGGAGCGCGCCCGCGCCGCCGAACTGGTCGCGCAGGACCTCGCCTATCGCGACCCGCTGACCGGACTCGCGAACCGGCGCGCGCTCATCGAGCATCTCGATACCGTGCTGGAACGCCGCGGGTCGCGGACGCAGCTGTACCTGTTCCTGCTCGACCTCGACCGGTTCAAGGGCGTCAACGACGCCTATGGCCATGGTGCGGGCGACCGCTTGCTCGAAGCGGTCGCGACGCGGCTCGGCGCACTGGTCGAGCCGGCCGGGCAAGCCTATCGCCTGGGTGGCGACGAATTCGCGGTCACGCTCGACCTGGGCGGTAACGGCCACGGGCTGGCGATCGCGATGGCGGATCGGCTGGTCAGCGACCTGGCGGCGCCGTTCGCGATCGACCGGTTCTCGCACCACATCAGTGCCAGCATCGGGATATCCCGCTTCCCCTCCGACGCGTCGAGCCGCGAGGCGCTGATCCAGCATGCCGACATCGCGATGTACGACGCGAAGCGGATGGGGCGATCGCGGTATCGCTTCTTCGAGCGGAGCATGCGCGATGCGCTCGCCGCGCGCGCGGTGCTGGAGAGCGAGATGCGCGCCGATGTCGGCACCGATGCCTTCCGCCCCTATTACCAGCCGATCGTCAATCTGGCGTCGGGGCGGATCGTCGGCTTCGAGATGCTCGCGCGCTGGACCCGTGCCGACGGCACGACGGTCCTTCCCGGCGACTTCATCCCGATCGTCGAGGAATGCGGGCTGATCGGCGAGCTGATGCTCAAGCTGCTCAGCCAGGTGTGCGTCGATGCGCGGAGCTGGCCGTCCGAGCTGACGATCGCGATCAACGTGTCGCCGATCCAGTTCCGCGATCGCTGGCTGTCAGAGAAGATCCTCGCCGTGCTGGCGCAACAGGGATTTCCGGCACGCCGCATCAGCCTGGAGATCACCGAAAACGCGCTGATTTCCGACCCCGCAGCGGCCCAGCGGAGCATCGAGTCGCTCAAGAACCAGGGCATATCGCTGGCGCTGGACGATTTCGGCACCGGCTTCTCGTCGATCCAGCATCTGCGGATGATGCCGTTCGACAAGCTCAAGATCGACCGCTCGTTCGTCGTCAACGTCGATACCGACGAGGCCGCGTACCGCATGGTGTCCGCGATCATCCGGCTGGCCGAAAGCCTGAGACTGAGCGTGGTCGCGGAAGGGGTCGAAACGACATCGGTACGCGATACGCTGCATGCGCTGGGCTGTCGGGAAGCGCAGGGCTATCTGATGGGCCGGCCGATGAGCGCGCAGGACGTCGGCGCGATCTTCGCCGTCGATGGACCGGGCAGGTTCAGGGGGTATAACCGCGGGTAA